The genomic region GTCCTCGATTGCCATGGACCAGCCCTGCCGCTCCATCCTTCCGGTAGGTCGCCAGAAGCCTCCATACCTGGCGCTCCGATACCCCCAATGCCGTGGCAGCTTGAGCCTTTGTCAATCGCTTCTCAAGGACAGCGTTCAACACTACCGTTCGTTTAGCCTCTCTCTCGCTCATTGTCAGTTCTTTCATAGACTGACATTTTCACTGCTCCCTTAACCCCTGACACTATCACTGCACCAATGCATAGCCGGGGCACTTTGTTTGCCCCGCGCATCTTTCAGGTACAATATCACCTGCCTAACGCCCGGTAACCAGGAGAGACCCAATGGACTTCTACCGCCCGCAGAAGGGCACGCCCGTGAGCGAGCTAGAGACACCCTGCTTCATCGTGGACATGGACGCGCTGGAGAGCAACTTCCGCGTCATCGCGGACACGTACCGCAACACCGCGGTCAAGATGCGCGAGCACACCAAGAACCTCAAGAGCCCGTTCATCGCGAAGCTGCAGATAGACATCGGCGGCACGAACGGCGGCGTCTGCACCGCCAAAGTGTCAGAGGCGGAGGTAATGGTCCAGGGCGGCATCAAGGACATTCTCATCCCGAACCAGATAGTCACGGACGAAAAGATCGCCCGCCTGTGCGCCCTGGCGAAGGTGGGCGACATGAAAGTCTGCGTGGACAACGAGCGCAACGTCCGGGACATCGCGCGCGTGGCCTCCGCGAACGGCGTAACCATCGGCATCCTGATAGAGATCGACACGGATATGCACCGCGCCGGCGTGCGCACCAGCAAACACGCCGTGGAGCTTGCGAAGCTGGCGTCCAGCCTGCCCGGCGTGGCGTTCCGCGGCGTGATGAGCCACCAGACGATCGACGGCTGGCCGGACAAGGAGACGCGGTACATCGTTGGGCGCAAGTTCTTTGACATCTGCATGGAGGCGGTGAA from SAR202 cluster bacterium harbors:
- a CDS encoding helix-turn-helix domain-containing protein, whose protein sequence is MKELTMSEREAKRTVVLNAVLEKRLTKAQAATALGVSERQVWRLLATYRKDGAAGLVHGNRG